The Geobacillus genomosp. 3 genome segment CCCCTGTAAATCCGGCGCCAATCACCGAGATTTTTTTCCGTTTCATCGCCATCGTTTGCCATCCCTTTCGTTCAAGGTTAGTCCATATTGCGGATGAGCGCATCAGCAAATTCCGAACATTTCACTTCGGTTGCCCCTTCCATCAGGCGGGCGAAGTCGTACGTCACGACTTTGGAAGCGATCGTTTTTTCCATCGCTTGGATGATGAGTTTCGCTGCTTCGTTCCAGCCGAGATGCTCAAACATCATGACGCCCGATAAAATAACGGACGACGGATTGACTTTGTCAAGTCCGGCGTATTTCGGCGCTGTGCCGTGCGTCGCTTCGAAAATGGCATGGCCGGTTTCATAGTTAATGTTCGCCCCCGGCGCGATGCCGATGCCGCCGACTTGAGCCGCGAGCGCATCGGAAATGTAGTCGCCGTTTAAGTTCATCGTTGCAATGACGTCAAATTCGCGCGGACGCGTCAAAATTTGCTGCAGGAAGATGTCAGCAATGACGTCTTTGACGATGATTTTGCCGGCCGCTTCCGCGTCCGCCATCGCTTTGTTTGCCGCTTCTTTTCCTTCGGCTTCGACGATCCGGTCATATTGCGCCCATGTAAACACTTTGTCGCCGAACTCTTGTTCAGCCAGCTCATAACCCCAGTTTTTAAATGCGCCTTCTGTGAACTTCATGATGTTCCCTTTATGGACGAGTGTGACCGACTTGCGGCCGTGTTCGATCGCATAGTTGATCGCTGCGCGCACGAGCCGTTTTGTTCCTTCTTCGGAAACTGGTTTGATGCCGATGCCGGACGTTTCCGGGAAGCGGATTTTGCGCACGCCCATTTCGTTTTGCAAAAAGTCGATCACTTTTTTCACTTCCGGCGTCCCTTTCGCATACTCGATGCCGGCGTAAATATCTTCCGTGTTTTCGCGGAAAATGACCATGTCGGTGTCTTGCGGCCGTTTCACCGGCGACGGAACGCCCTCAAAATAGCGGACCGGGCGCAGGCAGACGAACAAATCAAGCTCTTGACGGAGCGCGACGTTGAGCGAACGGATCCCCCCGCCGACCGGCGTCGTCAACGGGCCTTTAATGGCAATTATGTATTCACGGATCGTCTCGAGCGTTTCATCCGGAAGCCAGCTTCCCGTCAGTTTGTACGCTTTTTCGCCGGCAAGCACTTCCTTCCAGACGATTTTTTTCTCGCCTTTATACGCTTTTTCCACCGCTGCTTCCAACACGCGCGAAGCGGCCGCCCAAATGTCCGGGCCGGTTCCGTCCCCTTCAATGAACGGAATGATCGGATGGTTTGGAACGTTGAGCACACCATTGGTGACAGTAATTTTTTCCCCTTGCGTCACGAGTAAAACCCCCAATGCCATGTTTTATTGAAAAGGCGTGAAGGCTTGCCTTCACCGCCTTGTCCACTTGTTTAGCCGCGCTCGTCAATCGGCACGTACGCCCGCTTGCCCGGGCCGGTGTATTCCGCGCGCGGACGGATGAGACGGTTGTTGTCGTATTGTTCTAAAATATGGGCTAACCATCCCGACGTCCGGCTGACCGCAAAAATTGGCGTAAACAAATCATGATCGATTCCTAAACAATGGTAAACCGAGGCGGAATAAAAGTCAACGTTTGGCGGCAACGCTTTTTCCGATGTGACGATGTCTTCAATTTTCGTCGACATTTCATACCAGTGCGGCTCGCCGACAAGTTTCGTCAGTTTTTCCGACATTTTCTTTAAGTGCTTGGCGCGCGGGTCGCCTTTCCGGTAGACGCGGTGGCCAAAGCCCATAATTTTTTCTTTGTTGGCCAGTTTTCCGCGGATATACGGCTCGACGTTGTCGACCGTGCCGATCTCGGTCAGCATTTTCATGACCGCTTCGTTCGCCCCGCCGTGAAGCGGCCCTTTCAAGGCGCCGATTGCGGCTGTAATGCCGGAATAAATATCTGAGAGCGTCGCCACGCAGACGCGCGCCGTGAACGTTGAGGCGTTCAATTCATGGTCGGCATGCAAAACGAGCGCCTTGTTGAACGCTTCAACGGCAATGTCGTTCGGCTCTTCGCCGGTCAGCATATACAGGAAATTCGCGGCAAAGTTTAAATCTTGGCGCGGCGCAACCGGTTCCAATCCTTTGCGTACGCGGGCAAACGCGGTGACGATCGTCGGGATTTTCGCCTGCAGGCGGATCGCCTTTCGATAATTGGCTTCTTTTGTCATCACATCCGCTTCTTTATCGTACAGGCCGAGAAGCGAAACCGCTGTGCGCAACGCCGCCATCGGATGCACTTTATCGACCGGGTATAATTTAAAATGCTCCACGATCTCGTTCGGAATCGCCGCATTCTCAGCGAGTTGCCGCTTCAGTTCCGCCAACTGCTCTTTTGTCGGCAGCACCCGATGCCAAAGCAAATAGATGACCTCTTCAAAGGAAGCGTTTTCGGCTAAATCATCAATATCATAGCCGACGTACGTCAATGTATCGTCGATGATCGAGCTGATGCTGGAGGTTGTCGCCACAACCCCTTCTAAACCGCGGGTTACTGTCATACGAATCTCCCCTTTTCTTCATAATTCCTGCCTTGCCGCCAGACGGCTGGTGAGCGCTTGCTCGAAATGGATGCAAAAACAAACACGCACACGAAAGTGCTTACATTGCCGTACCGGCTGCCACAACGGGGCGGCAGCGCCGCGTATTGCTTGGCCCGAAAACTAGCTTACGCCTATTATTATAAACAATTATCAGACTTTTGTGAATGGGAATGCATCCATTTGGCAAAAGATTATTACACAGGAATAACGATCCTCGCCCCAGCTTCAAAAATATTCTACCATTTTTATGACCGTATAGGCAATGCCTGCGCCAATTAATGGCCCGACTGCCACCCCATGAAACAGCGATACGGCAATGACGGTGCCGAATACGAGCGCCGCCGTCATATGTGGGTCATTGGCCAAAAGCGTCACGCCTCCTTTTGCAATCAACGCAACAAGAATGCCGGATAAAAGCGCGATCCAAGCCGACAACGATTGCAGTGACCCGATGAGCTGCTTAAAGCCAATCTCTCCGGCGGCGATCGGCGCCAATACGGCAATCGTAATCACCGTAATCCCCCAGTTGATGCCTTTGGAATGAATAAGCGGCAGCAGCCGTTGATCAAGGCCGATGAGTTTGATGACGAGCAGAACGGCAATCGCGACGATGAGCGACTGATTTTTCGCCAACGCCCCGATTGCCAGCAACACAAGCAAAAATAACACCGGTTCGTTCACAATCGTCCGCCCTTTCCTCTGAAACTTGTCTTTTTGCTTCTTCGTAAAGAAACATGTAATATATCAGTATGGAGAACCGTTGGGGGTGAAACATTGTCCCGAATATATGTCGACCGTTTTTTGCGCTTTCTCACTGTCATCGCGGCCGTTGTGCTCGGTGCCATCGCCGTCTACTATGTCTCGACGGTGACGTACCCGTTTATTATTGCCTTTTTTATCGCTCTTTTCATCAATCCGCTCGTTGATTTTTTAGAGCGGAAGGCGAAAATGCCGCGTTGGCTCGCCGTCAGCGTGACGCTGATCGTCCTGTTTGCCGCCGTTGCCGGGATCGTGACGCTGCTAATTGCCGAGATCGTGTCCGGAACACAATACTTGGCGAACGTCGTGCCGGAAAAATTTCAGGCGCTCATCGCATACATGGAGTCGTTTGCCGCCAATCAGCTCATCCCGCTTTATCAAGAGTGGGCTGTCTTGTTTAAAAACTTAAACGCCGACCAACAAGATACGATCATGCAAAACATCCAGGCGGTCGGGACGCAAATCGCGACAACGGTCGGCGAATTTATCCAGCGCGTGCTGCAAAACATTCCGCAACTTCTCGCGTGGTTGCCGAACGCGGCAACGGTTTTTATTTTTTCGCTGCTCGCGACGTTTTTCATCAGCAAAGACTGGCATCGCCTCATGCGGATGGCACAGCAATGGCTGCCGGCAAAAGCCCGCACAAGCGGAAAAACGGTGTTTTTGGATTTAAAGCGGGCGCTGTTTGGCTTTATTAAGGCGCAGGCGACACTCATTTCGATTACGACCGTCATCGTGTTGATCGGCTTGCTCATTTTGCGCGTCGATTACGCGATTACGATCGCATTGATCATCGGGTTTGTCGATATTTTGCCCTACTTGGGGACCGGCATCGTCTTCGTGCCTTGGATTATTTACGCCGCCATCAGCGGGGATATCCCGTTTGCGATCGGGCTTGGCGTTTTGTATATCGTCGTTCTCGTCCAGCGGCAAATTATGGAGCCGAAGGTGCTCTCCTCGTCGATCGGCCTCGATCCGCTCGCGACGCTGATCGCCTTGTTTGTCGGCTTCAAGCTGCTCGGTTTTCTCGGCCTCATCGCCGGTCCGGTCGCGCTCGTCATCATCCGCACGCTCCACAGCGCCAACGTCTTCCGCGACATGTGGCGCTTTATCATCGGCAAGCCCACCTCATAAAAACAGCCTTGGCTTCATGTCCAAGGCTGTTTTTGTCGACCAACAACTGTATTACAACACGCTCGCATGGCCGCGGTAGACGGCGCCAAACCCGCCATCGACTGTAATTTCTTGCCCGTCTTTAAACAAACTTGTCGCCTGTCCGACCCCGACGACGACCGGAATCCCAAGGCTTAGGCCGACCACAGCGGCATGACTTGTCAGCCCGCCTTCCTCCGTAATGATCGCCGCCGCTTTTTCAATCGCCGGCATCATGTCCGCATCGGTGCTGACGGTGACTAAAATGCCGCCGTCTATCATTTTTTGCCGCGCTTCTTCCGCTGTTTTCGCGATGACGGCCTTGCCGAACGCCGACTTGCGGCCGATGCCTTGCCCTTTGGCGAGAAGGTCGCTGATGACGTGTACTTTCATTAAGTTCGTCGAACCGGTTTCGCCGACCGGCACGCCG includes the following:
- the icd gene encoding NADP-dependent isocitrate dehydrogenase, whose product is MTQGEKITVTNGVLNVPNHPIIPFIEGDGTGPDIWAAASRVLEAAVEKAYKGEKKIVWKEVLAGEKAYKLTGSWLPDETLETIREYIIAIKGPLTTPVGGGIRSLNVALRQELDLFVCLRPVRYFEGVPSPVKRPQDTDMVIFRENTEDIYAGIEYAKGTPEVKKVIDFLQNEMGVRKIRFPETSGIGIKPVSEEGTKRLVRAAINYAIEHGRKSVTLVHKGNIMKFTEGAFKNWGYELAEQEFGDKVFTWAQYDRIVEAEGKEAANKAMADAEAAGKIIVKDVIADIFLQQILTRPREFDVIATMNLNGDYISDALAAQVGGIGIAPGANINYETGHAIFEATHGTAPKYAGLDKVNPSSVILSGVMMFEHLGWNEAAKLIIQAMEKTIASKVVTYDFARLMEGATEVKCSEFADALIRNMD
- the citZ gene encoding citrate synthase; the encoded protein is MTVTRGLEGVVATTSSISSIIDDTLTYVGYDIDDLAENASFEEVIYLLWHRVLPTKEQLAELKRQLAENAAIPNEIVEHFKLYPVDKVHPMAALRTAVSLLGLYDKEADVMTKEANYRKAIRLQAKIPTIVTAFARVRKGLEPVAPRQDLNFAANFLYMLTGEEPNDIAVEAFNKALVLHADHELNASTFTARVCVATLSDIYSGITAAIGALKGPLHGGANEAVMKMLTEIGTVDNVEPYIRGKLANKEKIMGFGHRVYRKGDPRAKHLKKMSEKLTKLVGEPHWYEMSTKIEDIVTSEKALPPNVDFYSASVYHCLGIDHDLFTPIFAVSRTSGWLAHILEQYDNNRLIRPRAEYTGPGKRAYVPIDERG
- a CDS encoding DUF441 domain-containing protein, with protein sequence MNEPVLFLLVLLAIGALAKNQSLIVAIAVLLVIKLIGLDQRLLPLIHSKGINWGITVITIAVLAPIAAGEIGFKQLIGSLQSLSAWIALLSGILVALIAKGGVTLLANDPHMTAALVFGTVIAVSLFHGVAVGPLIGAGIAYTVIKMVEYF
- the ytvI gene encoding sporulation integral membrane protein YtvI, with the translated sequence MSRIYVDRFLRFLTVIAAVVLGAIAVYYVSTVTYPFIIAFFIALFINPLVDFLERKAKMPRWLAVSVTLIVLFAAVAGIVTLLIAEIVSGTQYLANVVPEKFQALIAYMESFAANQLIPLYQEWAVLFKNLNADQQDTIMQNIQAVGTQIATTVGEFIQRVLQNIPQLLAWLPNAATVFIFSLLATFFISKDWHRLMRMAQQWLPAKARTSGKTVFLDLKRALFGFIKAQATLISITTVIVLIGLLILRVDYAITIALIIGFVDILPYLGTGIVFVPWIIYAAISGDIPFAIGLGVLYIVVLVQRQIMEPKVLSSSIGLDPLATLIALFVGFKLLGFLGLIAGPVALVIIRTLHSANVFRDMWRFIIGKPTS